GGGGGCCTGGCGGCCCTCCTCGCGATGCTCAACTCGTGCGCGGCGGGAGTCACCGTCGTGAACATCGACAACGGATTCGGCGCGGGATACGCGGCGGGAGTGATCGCGCGGCAGTCCCGCTCAGGGAGACGGGCGTGACGATCGTCTACTTCGACTGCGTGGCGGGCGCCTCGGGGGACATGATCCTCGGGTCCCTGGTCGCGCTGGGCGCGCCGCTCGACGAGATCGACCATGCGCTCCGCGCGCTGCCGCTCGACGGCTTCACGCTCGCGGAGTCGCGCGTGGAGCGCCACGGCTTCGAGGCGTTCCAGCTGCGCGTCGAGGCGCGAGAGACGAAGTCCCACCGGCATTTCACCGAGATCCGGAGGCTCCTCGAGGGAGCGAAGCTCCCCGAGCGCGTCCTCCGGCGCGCGCTCGGCACGTTCGAGATCCTGGGCCATGCGGAAGCCGCGGCGCACCGGGTCCCGCTCGAGAAGGTCCACTTCCACGAGGTCGGCGCGGTGGACGCGATCGTCGACATCGTGGGGACCGCGTGGGCGCTCGAGATCCTGGGCGTGGACCGCTGCCACGCGTCCGTGATCCCGCAGGGGCGCGGCTTCGTGCGCGCCGCGCACGGGGTCCTGCCCGTGCCGGCTCCGGCCACGGTGCGAATTCTCGAGGGCGTTCCGGTCCGGATGACCGAGATCGAGGCGGAGCTCACGACACCGACGGGCGCCGCTCTCCTGAAGGCGCTCTGCGACACGATCGGCGATCCGGTCGGAATCCGGCCGCGCCGGACCGCCGTGGCGACCGGCACGCGCGACCTCGCCGAGCGCCCGAACGTGCTGCGCGCGGTCCTGGGCGAGCCCCTGGCCGGAGAGGGCGCGGGCGCGGTCGAGGTGCTCGAGACCACGATCGACGACATGAATCCGCAGCTCTACGGGCATCTCACCGAGGCGTTGTTCGAGAGCGGCGCGGCGGAAGTCTTCCTCACGCCCGTGCAGATGAAGAAGGGGCGCCCCGGCGTGCTCGTCACCGCGCTCTGCGATCCGCGCCGCTCGCCCGCCGTGATCGAGCGGCTCTTCGGCGAGTCGTCCACGATCGGCGTGCGCGTGCGCCGCGAGGGACGGGTCGAGCTTCGCCGCTCGATCGACGAGGTGGAGACGCCGCTCGGGAGGCTGCGCGTGAAGACGGTGACGCTCCCCTCGGGCGAGGATCGCCGCGTGCCCGAGTACGACGACCTCCGGCGGATCGCGCTCGCGACCGGGCGCCCGCTCATCGAGGTCATGGAAGAGGTCCGAGCCCACCTGATCGAGGGCGCCCGGTCTCCCCTGTGATCCGGCTCGAGGGGGCCTCGGCCTCCGTGCCGGATCCGTGGGGCGGCGCGCCGCGCGTCGTCCTCCGCGATCTGGAGGTCTCGTTCCGCCCCGGGGAGATCCACCGCGTGCTCGGGGCGAACGGATCCGGGAAGAGCACGCTGCTGCGGCTCCTCGCGGGGCTCCGCGCGCCCGCGTCGGGGCGTGTCCTCCTCGACGGCGAGCCGATCCCGCGACGAGGCTCTCTCTGGCCCCGGATCGCCATCCTCTTCGAGGAACCCGATCCGCAGTTCCTCACCGAGTCCGTCGAAGCGGAAATCGCGTTCGGCCTCGAGTCGCTCGCGCTCCCACCGGCGGAGATCCGGGCCCGGACGCGCGAGGCGCTCGCGTCGTTCGATCTCGAGCCGCTCGAGCGGCGCGATCCGCTCACGCTGAGCGGCGGCGAGAAGGCGCGCGTCCTCCTCGCCGCGGCGCTCGCGGCGAAGCCCGAGGCGCTCCTCCTCGACCAGGCGCTCGCGCACCTCGATCCCGGAACGCGGGGGGAGATCGAGGCGCGACTCGCGGGCGAAGCGCGCGAGCGCGGGCTCCTCCTCGTGCACGCGAGACAGGATCTCGAGCGGCTCCACCCGGGCGAGCGCGTGCACCGGATTCGCGAGGGAAGGCTGGTCCGCGAGACGGACGCGAACGAGGGGGCCTGGAACGCCACGGCGGTGGAGGCCCGGGTGGGATCGAGACGCTCGGCAGAGGCACGGGCAGCGGGCCCGCGTGCGGCCGGCGAGCCGGGCGAGATCGCGCTGGCGCTCGATCGCGTCTCGTGGCGTCCCGCGCGCGGAGAAGGAGCGTTCGAGCTTCGCGAGATCACGCTCGAGGTGCGCGGCGGGGAGACGGTCGCATTGGTGGGCCGCTCGGGAGCGGGGAAGACGACCATTCTAAAGGTGGCGGCGGGCCTCCTGACCCCCACCTCGGGACAGGTGAGAACCCCATCGC
This window of the Candidatus Eisenbacteria bacterium genome carries:
- a CDS encoding ATP-binding cassette domain-containing protein, with the translated sequence MPDPWGGAPRVVLRDLEVSFRPGEIHRVLGANGSGKSTLLRLLAGLRAPASGRVLLDGEPIPRRGSLWPRIAILFEEPDPQFLTESVEAEIAFGLESLALPPAEIRARTREALASFDLEPLERRDPLTLSGGEKARVLLAAALAAKPEALLLDQALAHLDPGTRGEIEARLAGEARERGLLLVHARQDLERLHPGERVHRIREGRLVRETDANEGAWNATAVEARVGSRRSAEARAAGPRAAGEPGEIALALDRVSWRPARGEGAFELREITLEVRGGETVALVGRSGAGKTTILKVAAGLLTPTSGQVRTPSRGNEVPATGRAARERATGLALEYPERQLFGRTAGEDVAALLWVDGVPEAERRSRARAAMESVGLDPAVFEERAPATLSEGEKRRVAIAGLLVDPPRAILLDEPTAGLDLEGRHALAAALDACRRLGHAILLASHDHEFVARVADRIAVVGARGVEAGALTLDFAAKRQTARCE
- a CDS encoding 1-(5-phosphoribosyl)-5-amino-4-imidazole-carboxylate carboxylase; amino-acid sequence: GGLAALLAMLNSCAAGVTVVNIDNGFGAGYAAGVIARQSRSGRRA
- the larC gene encoding nickel pincer cofactor biosynthesis protein LarC — translated: MTIVYFDCVAGASGDMILGSLVALGAPLDEIDHALRALPLDGFTLAESRVERHGFEAFQLRVEARETKSHRHFTEIRRLLEGAKLPERVLRRALGTFEILGHAEAAAHRVPLEKVHFHEVGAVDAIVDIVGTAWALEILGVDRCHASVIPQGRGFVRAAHGVLPVPAPATVRILEGVPVRMTEIEAELTTPTGAALLKALCDTIGDPVGIRPRRTAVATGTRDLAERPNVLRAVLGEPLAGEGAGAVEVLETTIDDMNPQLYGHLTEALFESGAAEVFLTPVQMKKGRPGVLVTALCDPRRSPAVIERLFGESSTIGVRVRREGRVELRRSIDEVETPLGRLRVKTVTLPSGEDRRVPEYDDLRRIALATGRPLIEVMEEVRAHLIEGARSPL